One window from the genome of Helicoverpa zea isolate HzStark_Cry1AcR chromosome 6, ilHelZeax1.1, whole genome shotgun sequence encodes:
- the LOC124631334 gene encoding adventurous-gliding motility protein Z, translating to MEEESTACPGEAAPPTGDAQANNDVPNADTKPASEDLATSVTNIDNKEESDNKDNCDDKKESEIKKDESAEVILETVNAEIKSPVPVLKEPFVEPEPSEPNDDARSLGDLDSLPAGDELALGAAGSDSGVEGCGRALSSGGGSRSCASSVVSCGSGCGSESSSLAGAPPRPRRRVNVNVTDPKRSSPVGSAAPRPVTAPRGPNLATRERARSREKPTPPEKPRPLTPKPRIRPTADLPNLVRESPALRAKPTKTSTARCRTPNSPSEEKRWPANGPRLTTVTDANATRVAADKYATLPRRRRDAEPEGSPKHEGTPPSSRRPTVTRSASSRSTIKTRVRIYAEKTSQTVLIGTDIEAALAGIVPNIESRVEVSRCHRGVQASARDAEASRLAAALAAAAEERERRQRAEAQLAAERAARLAAIAELDRNSQRLLDLAGAGAGANADGCLRVLEEQLRAAGELAAKQRAEIDALREQCNKLHVESCSLRESARVAEARLCEAEREAAEMQDFLAAETGALSDSLRDAEHELARVNADLDRRRVECRQLVRLCEQRRQEALAAAARSRGGARGVHALDALAQRLARLTRAVQRAYRLPHDLEPTVYHNDLYSRSDSGEALSPEEEAAGGGLVANVARALRQVPPPPAPASPGARDDDRSHISDDNDNSADLLDSETEPCLVTDPECAEEWWSGAEGAGAWSGDELSPERDYYTDDKDGESASASERESLRTLSAAIAQRQRSEAEETACEGRGGVLARALALDARLSRLLHALRHAAALAAARGDPDSCRLAQALKDKIDMTEKNVADVVVKKLAEFDASKNMMEQYRQSVETLKKQLAQAGEEDDIEAVEEELSGCSESERRALYASLDAALSALGGAPARWARLAAARARLERLAFALAAAPAPPPASRAAPPASLAAPPAPAPAPAALQGAA from the exons ATGGAAGAGGAGAGCACAGCCTGTCCCGGCGAGGCCGCCCCTCCTACCGGTGACGCACAGGCCAACAACGATGTTCCTAACGCAGATACAAAACCGGCGTCCGAGGACCTCGCAACTAGTGTTACGAATATagataataaagaagaaagtgATAATAAGGATAATTGTGATGACAAAAAAGAAAGTGAAATCAAAAAAGATGAAAGTGCAGAAGTTATTCTTGAAACAGTAAATGCAGAAATCAAGAGTCCAGTGCCAGTGCTGAAGGAGCCCTTCGTCGAGCCAGAACCTAGTGAACCCAACGATGACGCCAGATCGCTGGGCGACCTGGATAGCTTGCCAGCTGGAGATGAACTTGCACTTGGCGCTGCTGGCAGTGATAGTGGTGTAGAGGGCTGCGGCCGTGCCCTGAGCAGCGGTGGCGGGTCCAGGTCGTGTGCGTCTAGTGTGGTGTCATGTGGGTCCGGTTGCGGCTCGGAGAGCTCGTCACTGGCGGGTGCACCGCCGCGTCCTCGACGTCGCGTCAATGTCAACGTCACTGATCCGAAACGCAGCTCACCTGTCGGCTCGGCAGCCCCACGACCCGTGACGGCGCCTCGCGGCCCCAACCTGGCCACCCGTGAACGGGCTAGGAGTCGAGAGAAGCCAACTCCACCAGAAAAACCCCGACCACTGACACCAAAACCACGTATTCGACCTACCGCAGACCTGCCTAATCTCGTTCGCGAGAGCCCCGCGCTTCGTGCGAAACCTACTAAAACTTCAACGGCTCGATGTCGTACACCTAACTCGCCAAGTGAAGAGAAAAGATGGCCGGCCAATGGACCGCGGTTGACGACAGTGACGGACGCGAATGCGACTCGAGTGGCTGCCGACAAATATGCGACTCTGCCACGCCGGAGACGTGACGCGGAGCCTGAAGGCTCTCCGAAGCACGAAGGCACTCCACCATCGTCGCGAAGACCTACTGTTACTCGTTCAGCTTCGTCTCGTTCTACCATTAAAACGCGAGTTCGTATCTACGCAGAGAAAACCTCGCAGACAGTGCTGATCGGCACCGACATCGAGGCAGCTCTGGCGGGGATTGTGCCAAATATTGAGAG TCGTGTGGAAGTGTCCCGCTGCCACCGCGGCGTGCAGGCGAGCGCTCGGGACGCGGAAGCGAGTCGGCTGGCCGCCGCCCTAGCCGCGGCTGCCGAGGAGCGCGAGCGGCGACAGCGCGCTGAAGCACAACTGGCAGCAGAACGCGCAGCAAGGCTCGCTGCCATCGCCGAACTCGACAGGAACTCGCAGAGGCTGTTGGACCTCGCCGGCGCTG GCGCCGGTGCTAACGCCGATGGGTGTCTTCGAGTATTGGAGGAGCAACTTCGCGCAGCCGGCGAACTCGCGGCCAAGCAACGCGCCGAGATCGACGCCTTGCGCGAACAGTGCAATAAGCTGCACGTT GAGTCGTGCAGCTTGCGCGAGAGCGCGCGCGTGGCGGAGGCGCGGCTGTGCGAGGCGGAGCGCGAGGCGGCCGAGATGCAGGACTTCCTCGCCGCCGAGACCGGCGCGCTCAGCGACTCGCTGCGCGACGCCGAGCACGAGCTCGCCAGGGTCAACGCCGACCTCGACAGGAG GCGGGTCGAATGCCGACAGCTAGTCCGTCTATGCGAACAGAGGCGGCAGGAGGCGCTGGCGGCGGCCGCCAGGTCGCGGGGCGGAGCGCGCGGCGTGCACGCGCTGGACGCGCTGGCGCAGCGCCTCGCCCGCCTCACCCGCGCCGTGCAGCGCGCCTACCGCCTGCCGCACGACCTCGAGCCCACCGTCTATCATAACGACCTCTACAG CCGCAGCGACAGTGGCGAAGCCCTGTCCCCGGAAGAAGAAGCCGCTGGCGGGGGTCTCGTGGCTAACGTGGCTCGGGCACTGCGCCAGGTGCCTCCGCCCCCCGCCCCCGCCAGCCCCGGCGCGAGGGACGACGACCGCTCACACATCTCCGATGATAACGACAACTCGGCCGACCTTCTTGATTCAGAAACTGAGCCTTGTCTTGTTACTGACCCTG AATGCGCAGAGGAATGGTGGTCAGGCGCGGAAGGTGCGGGCGCGTGGAGCGGAGACGAACTGTCGCCTGAGAGGGACTACTATACGGATGACAAAG ACGGCGAATCAGCATCAGCGTCAGAGCGGGAATCCTTACGCACTCTCTCAGCCGCCATCGCTCAGCGGCAACGCAGCGAGGCGGAGGAGACGGCGTGCGAGGGTCGCGGCGGCGTGCTGGCGCGGGCGCTGGCGCTGGACGCGCGGCTGTCGCGCCTGCTGCACGCGCTGCGCCACGCCGCCGCGCTGGCGGCCGCCAGGGGGGACCCTGACTCCTGCCGCCTCGCGCAGGCGCTCAA AGACAAAATTGACATGACGGAAAAGAATGTAGCTGACGTAGTTGTCAAAAAGCTAGCCGAGTTTGACGCCAGTAAGAATATGATGGAACAGTACCGACAATCCGTAGAA acGCTCAAGAAGCAGTTGGCACAAGCCGGTGAGGAGGATGATATAGAAGCGGTTGAGGAG GAGCTATCGGGTTGCAGTGAGAGCGAGCGTCGTGCACTATACGCATCCCTGGACGCGGCGCTGTCGGCGCTGGGCGGCGCGCCCGCGCGCTGGGCGCGCCTGGCCGCCGCGCGCGCCCGCCTCGAGCGCCTCGCCttcgcgctcgccgccgcgcccgcgccgccaccCGCCTCCCgagccgcgccgcccgcctccCTCGCCGCCCCGCCCGCACCCGCGCCAGCGCCGGCCGCGCTGCAGGGAGCCGCTTAA
- the LOC124631337 gene encoding uncharacterized protein LOC124631337 has translation MDPNQTYTPMKEPKYCFVPACKNSSRDTQKAFFAVPSSAKQEWCDAVGIACPKRVIYICEDHLNLQEDVENYRYWITMKVRPKLKSRLPHSLRRTLMATVHQEIIEPRPSTSSTASSSFHCESPVTTKVSKGVQVKPRTSDRTTFCAIYKKKTKKPLLQEDDEMEEVLLPSTQGSSTSVEMSEVSSEIYTKTVMQTQRSFMLDLIKKKTQNYIGLPKTYYWLINYLESNLNVKSFDIIVTLYKIKNNTPFYQISDLFEVSLTTLWRIFFRTLCVLSKLFKQLIYSPQVYDVKRKLPASFNTNKEYSNVFCIIDCFEIEIEKPSNPIFQSLTWSQYKNANTLKYLIATTPDGFVNFVSAGFGGRISDANIVEKSDFLDVLPPKCTVLADRGFKHVDTLLSRNQNNLLRPPSVAKDQKLSKRDAIKSKVIASLRIHVERVIRRVRLYKLLKPHSVINNKLIQHADDAVIVACGLINLQGSIIKNE, from the exons ATGGATCCCAATCAAACATATACGCCAATGAAGgaaccaaaatattgttttgtaccaGCCTGCAAAAACAGTTCTAGAGATACTCAAAAAGCATTTTTTGCGGTGCCTAGCTCAGCAAAACAAGAGTGGTGCGATGCTGTGGGTATAGCATGTCCTAAACGTGTTATATATATATGCGAAGATCATctcaat ttGCAGGAAGATGTGGAGAACTACCGGTATTGGATAACTATGAAAGTGCGGCCAAAATTGAAGTCTCGGTTACCACATTCTCTCAGGAGGACATTAATGGCAACTGTTCATCAAGAAATTATTGAACCTAGACCTAGCACATCTTCAACAGCTTCCTCCTCATTTCACTGTGAAAGTCCAGTCACTACAAAAGTCAGCAAAGGAGTACAAGTAAAACCAAGAACATCGGATAGAACTACTTTTTGTGCCATTTACAAAAAGAAGACAAAAAAACCTTTGCTTCAAGAAGATGATGAGATGGAAGAAGTGTTGTTGCCTTCAACACAAGGAAGTTCTACCTCTGTTGAAATGTCAGAAGTCTCATCAGAAATCTACACTAAAACTGTAATGCAGACCCAGAGAAGCTTTATGCTTgaccttattaaaaaaaaaacacaaaattatatagGCTTACCAAAGACTTATTAttggttaattaattatttagaaagtaATCTAAATGTAAAATCTTTTGATATAATAGTAactttgtataaaattaaaaataataccccATTCTACCAAATCTCAGATTTGTTTGAGGTATCATTAACCACATTATGGAGAATATTTTTCAGAACTTTGTGTGTTCTATCCAAGTTATTTAAACAATTGATTTATTCCCCTCAAGTATATGATGTCAAAAGAAAGTTACCAGCCTCCTTCAAtaccaataaagaatattcaaatGTGTTTTGCATTATTGATTGTTTTGAGATAGAAATTGAAAAACCCTCAAATCCTATTTTCCAGTCTCTAACATGGTCACAGTATAAAAATGCcaatacattaaaatacttGATAGCTACAACACCGGATGGTTTTGTCAACTTTGTATCTGCTGGTTTTGGGGGACGTATATCTGATGCCAATATTGTAGAAAAAAGTGATTTTTTGGATGTGCTGCCACCAAAGTGTACTGTATTGGCAGATAGAGGATTTAAACATGTTGATACTTTACTAAGTAGAAATCAGAATAATCTACTTCGGCCACCCAGTGTTGCAAAAGATCAAAAATTGTCAAAGCGGGATGCTATCAAAAGCAAAGTCATTGCCAGTCTGCGCATCCACGTTGAGAGGGTAATAAGAAGAGTTAGGCTATATAAATTGTTGAAACCACActctgtaataaataataaattaattcaacatGCAGATGATGCTGTCATTGTGGCATGTGGGTTGATAAATCTACAAGGTTCTATTattaagaatgaataa